From Drosophila subpulchrella strain 33 F10 #4 breed RU33 unplaced genomic scaffold, RU_Dsub_v1.1 Primary Assembly Seq354, whole genome shotgun sequence, the proteins below share one genomic window:
- the LOC119560756 gene encoding COX assembly mitochondrial protein 2 homolog: protein MHTDLSAHLHTPTCNKLIEELQACHENNAFAKFVGVCNSIDDKVVKCLKGERIARSAANRARARERQAKYKEKLLQGESN from the exons ATGCATACGGATCTGTCCGCCCACCTGCACACGCCCACTTGCAACAAGTTAATCGAGGAACTCCAGGCCTGCCACGAAAAT AACGCCTTCGCCAAATTCGTGGGCGTGTGCAATTCCATTGACGATAAG gtGGTAAAGTGTCTAAAAGGCGAACGTATTGCCCGATCGGCAGCAAATCGCGCTAGAGCTCGCGAACGTCAGGCAAAATACAAGGAAAAGCTGCTCCAGGGTGAGAGTAATTAG
- the LOC119560755 gene encoding protein Abitram — translation MSVLSEDPLEPFYFEHEEQEICGKLVTPITDGFQEVYPTVVDRFFTRFYYFKGEVPYQVLYHSNRICLICLAPDHPALSQGISSVNFDIGNVDRSQNVVKGKGKKGGMILQAESTLALLTTESGETYKVPSCIRGKLVEVNTALVEEPKLLEQLPEGAGYFAILLPKIENCDAIKASLLTQEQYEERLKIKKEVLPDIETSDDPQIVKNELAT, via the coding sequence ATGTCAGTCCTATCAGAGGATCCGCTGGAACCCTTCTACTTCGAGCACGAGGAACAGGAGATCTGCGGAAAGCTTGTAACGCCCATAACAGATGGTTTCCAAGAGGTCTACCCCACAGTTGTGGATCGTTTCTTTACCAGATTTTACTACTTTAAGGGAGAGGTTCCCTACCAGGTGCTCTACCACTCCAATCGCATTTGCCTGATTTGTCTGGCTCCCGATCATCCTGCTCTAAGTCAGGGCATCTCGTCGGTAAACTTCGACATCGGGAACGTAGATCGTAGCCAGAATGTGGTTAAGGGCAAGGGAAAGAAGGGCGGAATGATCCTCCAGGCGGAGTCCACCCTAGCATTGCTCACCACGGAAAGTGGAGAGACCTACAAGGTGCCCAGCTGCATTCGAGGAAAACTGGTGGAGGTCAACACCGCCCTGGTGGAGGAGCCCAAGCTGCTGGAGCAACTGCCCGAGGGAGCCGGCTACTTTGCTATTCTCCTGCCCAAAATCGAGAACTGCGATGCCATCAAGGCGAGTCTTTTAACACAGGAGCAGTACGAGGAACGTCTTAAGATCAAAAAGGAGGTTCTACCCGATATTGAAACCAGCGACGATCCTCAGATAGTAAAAAATGAGCTGGCCACGTGA
- the LOC119560754 gene encoding protein BCCIP homolog, producing the protein MSANKQKKLNTMEVDPNDEDSSSSEDDDDDEPHPDAYRGNEEVQIDFEGRSPVDPDAQGISQLLQRLFLRAHINCNQMADLIISQNYVGSVICQCDDEGAESETDDENMVEDGTVFGITSVLNLTAKKDQPSIAQLRTYLLDRAKSHASEQVQQQLKEILDNEQRHVGFLVNERFINIPAQISVPLLQSLQQEIDAAKAKKMKFDFGTLLLLVKFYRKEAKKGKPAEDNYTNAEDELLSDRAKFSFEYSVASETDSGMSGDWLEGDAVMTPYRKLLVLEAKQLPQLIDDIQRFINGE; encoded by the exons ATGTCTGCGAATAAGCAAAAGAAACTGAACACGATGGAGGTGGATCCTAACGATGAGGACTCAAGTTCCAGTGAGGATGATGACGACGACGAACCTCATCCAGATGCTTACAGGGGAAACGAG GAGGTGCAAATCGACTTCGAAGGTCGTTCTCCGGTGGATCCCGATGCCCAGGGAATCTCCCAGCTGCTGCAGCGACTGTTCCTAAGAGCCCACATCAATTGCAACCAAATGGCGGACCTTATCATAT CTCAAAACTACGTGGGCAGTGTGATCTGCCAGTGCGACGATGAGGGCGCCGAGAGCGAAACTGACGACGAAAACATGGTCGAGGATGGCACTGTCTTTGGAATCACCTCCGTGCTGAATCTGACCGCCAAGAAGGATCAGCCCAGCATCGCCCAGTTGAGAACCTATCTACTCGATCGCGCCAAGTCGCACGCCTCGGAGCAagtgcagcagcagctgaAGGAGATCCTGGACAACGAGCAGCGCCATGTGGGATTCCTGGTCAACGAGCGGTTCATCAACATCCCCGCCCAGATCTCCGTGCCACTACTGCAGAGTCTGCAGCAGGAGATCGACGCCGCCAAGGCCAAGAAAATGAAGTTCGACTTTGGCACTCTGCTGCTCCTGGTTAAATTCTACAGGAAGGAGGCCAAGAAGGGAAAGCCAGCCGAGGACAATTACACCAATGCTGAGGATGAGCTGCTGTCGGATCGAGCCAAGTTCTCCTTCGAGTACTCCGTGGCCTCCGAGACGGACTCGGGCATGTCCGGCGATTGGCTGGAAGGCGATGCAGTGATGACACCCTACAGGAAACTCCTGGTCCTGGAGGCCAAGCAGTTGCCACAACTTATTGACGATATACAGCGTTTCATTAATGGTGAATAA